The genomic region ATCAAGCCTCTCGGGTAGGTTCAACAGGAAGCGTTTCTCCCGGTCGTTTAAAACCCTGCTTGTCCATCTGAGGCTCATCGCTGCGTAGGGATTGTATCCGTAGGGCGTTCCGAGAGCTACGTCCCTGTCGTGGTTGCCCATAACCGATAGGATGTTTAGCTTCTTGACGGCGTCTATGGCTTCTCTAGGGTAGGGGTTATAATCCACGATGTCCCCTGCGTGAATTATCATGTCGTAGTCTCCTACGTCCCTCAAGACGGCTTCTAAAGCTGGGATGTTGGCGTGTATATCGGAGATTATGAGAACCTTCATCCTTCTTCACCCCTTCAACAGCTTCACAAGTTCTCCGGCGATCTCTATCGGCAACCTATCCCTGTTCATAATGGATAGCCTCACAATCTTTAGGGTTCTAAGACTTTTAACGTGGTCTATCAAACCGTCTCTAGCTCTATAGTGTACAACCGCGACAAGAGGCTTCGGCCCTTCGACGACCGCCAGAACCGTGTCTCGGAAGAGCCTACTCTTAAGCTCCATAGGCCCTATCTCGTCCAAGGCTATGAGGTGTATATCAGGGTCCTCTAGGGCGCGTTTTAAAGCCTCGACGCCTATGCTTTCGAGGTCTTTGAGGTTGACCCCGTATCTCCCCACCCTAACCGGGGTTTTAAAGTCCCTATGTGCCAACCAGCCCTGTCTCCCGGTCGCTAGGTCCTCGACCTTAAACCCGACCCTCGCTCTCCCGACTCTAACTTCCCGGCAAACCATCCCTCCAACCTTAAACCCCTCGGCTTTGACAGCTTGGATTATCTTAAGCAGAACGGTCGTCTTACCGACGCCAGGCGGCCCGGTTATAAGGTATCCGCTAGCCATCTAAC from Candidatus Bathyarchaeota archaeon harbors:
- a CDS encoding NTPase, translating into MASGYLITGPPGVGKTTVLLKIIQAVKAEGFKVGGMVCREVRVGRARVGFKVEDLATGRQGWLAHRDFKTPVRVGRYGVNLKDLESIGVEALKRALEDPDIHLIALDEIGPMELKSRLFRDTVLAVVEGPKPLVAVVHYRARDGLIDHVKSLRTLKIVRLSIMNRDRLPIEIAGELVKLLKG